A segment of the candidate division WOR-3 bacterium genome:
TCCCTCAAGTGCATAAATATCTAAAACTGTCGTAACTTTACGAAATTTTTACTAAAACAAAGCTTGTATTAATTTCTTCTTTATTCAATCAATATTATTTTGGTATTTACACTACCATATTCTGTGTGCAGAGTGATAAAATAAACTCCGTTTGGCAATCTTTTACCATTCTCATCGCGTCTGTCCCAGACAATTTTATGCAATCCTGCATCCTGCTGTGAATTTGACAGAGTTTTTACTCTCTCACCCATTGAATTATATAGATTCAGATGCGTATAGCCTGAGTTTGTAAGCCTATACGAAATTGTAATTCTATCGCCAGAGATTGGGTTTGGTACAGCAAGAATAGGTCTTTTGTTATCAATTTTGGATTTTTCTTGTTCAATTATGCCGGTTATGACTTTTTTCGCATATTTTAAGGCTGTATTAGACCAGTCAACATAACTTATGTGGATACAATTGTTATTATCTATCGCAATAGATGGATGCCCACCAACACTGCCATTTGAATCAGGTACCTCAGTGACCCACCCGGTATTATTCCAATATGCGTAACCCAAACGTCCCTGACTTGTGGAACTTGCCCGGTAATAGGCAATATGAGGTCGGTCTAAGGCATCAAAGGCAATGCTGGTTCCACCGATATACAGGTCCCCTGAATGAGGATCTACGGAAGTAAGTTCCCAGTTAGAACCATTATATCTGGCATAGTCGCAATGGCTTGCACCCTGATAACTTATATGCGGTGTTGAATTATTATCTACTCCAATAGATGTGTAATAACCAGTACCACTTCTTTGGTCGACCCATTGTTTTGGCCATCCCGAACCACTATAATACGCATATTTACACCAGTAGCGATACCAGGTATAATCGTGATAACTAAAATGAGGATAATTATTATTATCTAAATCAATACCTGTATATCTTCCGGTATCATTGGCATCGTCAACACAGACAGTCCCCCAAATTGCACCAGTTTTGAATGCGTACATCAAATCACCACTGCCGCCATAGATGTAACTAATATGCGGATTTCCGTATGTGTCAAGTGCAATATCAGTATACTCACCCCTGTTACCCGTTGCATCCACAGTAACAGTTGACCAGGAAACCCCATTCCACAAGGCATATTTTAGGTCCCGATTCCCATCATCACAATAGCTGATGTGAACATTATTATTTGCCCTGTTAACAGCGATTGATGTCCATTTGCCAACATTACCACCAGCATCAATTGTCTGAATTACCCAGGTGGTTCCATTCCAGTAAGCATATTTTAAATCACCGTTACTATTGTCATAATAGCTTATGTGTGGTCTGTTAAGATTATCAAAGTCAATCCCTGTGAAATAACCAACATCCGCACTATTATCAACAGTAGAAATCTCCCAGCTTTGATTATATTCGGTAGGCGGGGCGATTGGATTATCTTCTTTACACTTACTCACAATCCGGAAGTAGCCACTGAAACAATAATTATTTGGATTATTTAAATCAGTAATTTTAATCTGATAATCTTCGCCAGATAGAATGTCTGCGGGAATATTCCATTGATAACAATATGAATTATTACAAACCGGTGTTATGGTTAAAAGATAAATCTTCCCTTTATAAAGTTCAAGGCGAAAATCAGAAGCACCATATTCAGTTCTCCAGGTTATAACAGGCATATCATTTGTGAACAGTATATCACCAAACAAGGGATTGGTGATATCTATTTTATGGGCAAAATTGAGTGATACAAAGAT
Coding sequences within it:
- a CDS encoding FlgD immunoglobulin-like domain containing protein, yielding MQLNSFSALRRKKIFVEISAVMLIFVSLNFAHKIDITNPLFGDILFTNDMPVITWRTEYGASDFRLELYKGKIYLLTITPVCNNSYCYQWNIPADILSGEDYQIKITDLNNPNNYCFSGYFRIVSKCKEDNPIAPPTEYNQSWEISTVDNSADVGYFTGIDFDNLNRPHISYYDNSNGDLKYAYWNGTTWVIQTIDAGGNVGKWTSIAVNRANNNVHISYCDDGNRDLKYALWNGVSWSTVTVDATGNRGEYTDIALDTYGNPHISYIYGGSGDLMYAFKTGAIWGTVCVDDANDTGRYTGIDLDNNNYPHFSYHDYTWYRYWCKYAYYSGSGWPKQWVDQRSGTGYYTSIGVDNNSTPHISYQGASHCDYARYNGSNWELTSVDPHSGDLYIGGTSIAFDALDRPHIAYYRASSTSQGRLGYAYWNNTGWVTEVPDSNGSVGGHPSIAIDNNNCIHISYVDWSNTALKYAKKVITGIIEQEKSKIDNKRPILAVPNPISGDRITISYRLTNSGYTHLNLYNSMGERVKTLSNSQQDAGLHKIVWDRRDENGKRLPNGVYFITLHTEYGSVNTKIILIE